DNA sequence from the Cellulophaga sp. HaHaR_3_176 genome:
TTTTTAATACGTATAATATTCAAAGTGAGCTTATCCTAAAGCAACACGCTTAAAGCTAGTTACAGTTAAGTCACTACCTGCTGATTTTACATAACCAGCAACATTTATTTTTTCATCTTTAATGAAATTCTGGTCTAACAAACACTGCTCTTGATCTAAAGTAGTATTATCAGATATAAATCTTTCTAATTTACCAGGAAGAATTTTATCCCAGATTTTTTCTGGCTTACCTTCAGCTTTTAACTCAGCTTTAGCGTCTTCTTCAGCTTTAGCAATAACTTCGTCAGTTAATTGAGCCATAGAGATATATTGAGGAACATTTTTAAGTGTTTTACCTAAACGACCTAATTCAATATTATCTTTTTCAATAACAGCAATTCTAGCTTCTGTTTCTGAAGCAATGAAAGAAGCATCAAAATCTTTATAAGATAATGTAGTAGCTCCCATTGAAGCTATTTGCATAGCAACATCTTTAGCAACTTCTTCGTTTTTAGAAGATAAACCAACTAAAGCAGCAATTTTATTAATATGAACATAAGTTCCTACATAAGGTGCTTCAAGTTTTTCGAAAGCAGTTATTTCTAACTTTTCACCAATAACACCTGTTTGTTCAACTAATTTTTCAGTAATAGTCATGCCTTCAAAATCAGATGCTAAAAAATCTTCTTTGTTATCGAAGTTGATAGCTTTATCAGCAAGCTTATTAGCTAAGGCAAGAAAGTTTTCGTTTTTACCAACAAAATCAGTTTCACAACCTAAAACAATAGCAACACCTACAGTATTGTCGCCATTTATTTTAGAAACTGCAGCACCTTCAGAAGATTCTCTGTCTGCTCTTTTTGCAGCAACTTTTTGACCCTTCTTACGAAGAACATCAACAGCTTTGTCATAGTCTCCTTCAGCCTCTACTAAAGCTTTTTTGCAGTCCATCATTCCTGCTCCTGTAGCTTTTCTTAATTCGTTTACTTGTGCAGCGGTAATTTTTACCATTTTATATAAGGTTTTAAAACTATTCCACTAACTTAAAAGATAAAATTAGTGGAATAGTGTTAATTAAATATTTGATTTATTGTAACTAATCGTTAAATAGAGATTAAGCTTCGATGCCACCTTTGGTGTTATCTTGCCATACTTTTAACTCATCCCATTTTCCTTCAGCAGCCATTTTAGCTTGCTTTGGCCAAGAACCTGGGTTCTTAGAAGCAAATTTAGAGCCAGCTTCAATTAAAATAGCGCTTAATTCTTCAACAGATTTAGCAGCTAAGTCAGCAAAAGTATTAATACTAGCAGCTTGGAAAATTTCAGAAATTTTTGGTCCAATACCTTCAACTTTTGTTAAATCATCACCTTTAACTTCTTCTTTTTTCTCTTCAGTTGCTACTGGTTTAGCAGGAGCTTCAGCTTTTTTCACAGGAGCTTCAGTGCTGTTACCTTCTTTAGAAGATTGTTTTTCAGATTTACGTTCAGATAAACCTTCAGCAATAGCATCAGTAACATGAGTTAAAATAGCTTCAATAGATTTAGAAGCATCATCGTTAGATGGTATAATATAATCTAATAATCTTGGGTCAGAATTTGTATCTGCCATCGCGAAAATTGGAATTTTCAATTTGATAGCTTCTTTTACAGCAATATGTTCACGCATAGTATCTACGATGAATAATGCACCTGGTAAACGTGTCATTTCAGAAATAGAACCTAAGTTTTTTTCTAATTTTGCGCGTAAACGGTCAACCTGTAAACGTTCTTTTTTAGATAGTGTTAAGAAAGTACCATCTTTTTTCATTCTGTCAATAGAAGCCATTTTCTTAACAGCTTTACGGATAGTAACAAAGTTAGTTAACATTCCGCCAGGCCATCTTTCAGTGATGTAAGGCATGTTTACTTTTGATACTTTTTCAGAAACGATATCTTTTGCTTGTTTTTTTGTAGCTACGAAAAGAATTTTTCTACCTGATGCAGCAATTTTTTTAAGAGCTTCGTTAGCTTCTTCTAATTTTGCAGCAGTTTTGTAAAGGTTAATAACGTGAATACCGTTACGCTCCATGTAGATGTAAGGAGCCATGTTTGGGTTCCATTTTCTTGTAAGGTGTCCAAAGTGTACACCTGCTTCTAGTAAGTCTTTTACTTCAATTTTTTTTGCCATTTTTGGTACTTAGTTTACGTTCTGTTGAATTAGCAATATTAAAGTGGCACGAAAGTGGCCTTTAACATTTAGATGCTAAACTAGTTTCCAAAAGCTGTTAGCCTTTGGACAACAACAACTTGATTTTAAAATTTAACCCTGAAAAATATTTTCAGGGTTTTCAATGAACTTTATCCTGAAAATATTCAGGAATATTTTATATAGATACTGAAATAAATTCAGTAAAATATTAACGTTTAGAGAACTGGAATTTCTTACGAGCTTTCTTCTGACCGAATTTCTTACGTTCAACCATTCTTGGATCTCTAGTTAATAAACCTTCTGGCTTAAGAACTAATCTGTTTTCAGCATCAATTTCACATAAAGCTCTAGATAAAGCTAAACGAATTGCTTCTGCTTGACCTGTAATTCCACCTCCAAATACATTTACATTTACATCGTAAACATCTTCAGTGCTAGTTAAAGCGAAAGCTTGTTTAACTTTGTATTGTAAAGTAGCAGTAGGGAAATATACTTCTAAATCTTTTTTGTTAATAGTAATTTTACCATTACCATCTGAAAGATAAATACGTGCAACAGCAGTCTTTCTTCTTCCTATTTTGTGTATTACGTCCATTACCTAAGGTCGTTTAAATTAATTACAGTTGGTTTTTGTGCATCTTGATCATGCTCTGCGCCTGGATAAACTTTTAGATTTCTGTAGATAGCAGAACCTAATCTGTTTTTAGGAAGCATACCTTTAACAGAACGTTCAACGATACTAACTGGGTTCTTAGCTAATGCTTCGCTCGCAGTTTGAAATCTTTGACCACCTGGATAACCAGTGTGACGTACATAGGTTTTGCTTTCCCATTTATTACCAGACAAGTTTATTTTCCCTGCATTGATAACAACTACATTGTCTCCACAATCAACATGTGGTGTAAAGTTTGGCTTATATTTTCCTCTTAGTAATTTTGCAACTTTTGAAGCAAAACGACCTAATGTCTCTCCTTCAGCATCAACCAACACCCATTGCTTATCAACAGTTGCTTTGTTAGCGGAAATTGTCTTGTAACTTAATGTGTCCACAGTACTTTTTTATTTATTAAACACTTAAATCCCTATAAAGGGGGTGCAAATGTACAATTATTAACTTGAATTACAAATGGTTGTTTCTAAATATTTTGATTATTTTTTTATTCAATGTAATTCAGTATCAATTTTTTCTGATTTTTTGTTACTTTAAAAATGGATAAAATTCAATGAATCTAATGAGCTTCGAGCCAATTGTCACCAATTCCAACTTCAACATCTAGGGGTATTGCAATTTTGTATGCGTTTTCCATTTCAGCCTTAATTAATGACTTCATATCGTCTAATTCTGGTTTGTAAACATCAAAAACGAGTTCATCATGTACTTGCAAAAGCATTTTTGTCTTAAAATTGCCTTCTTTTAATTTTTTGTGAATATTGATCATTGCTATTTTGATAATATCAGCTGCGCTACCTTGTATGGGGGCATTTACAGCATTACGTTCTGCGGCACCTCTCACAATTGCGTTACTTCCGTTAATATCTTTTAAATAACGACGTCTTCCTAATACGGTTTGTACATAACCATTGTCACGAGCAAAATTTACTAATTCACTCATGTAATTACGTAATTTTGGGTATGTTTTATAATATGTATCAATTAATTCTTTCGCTTCAGCTCTTGTGAGATCTGTTTGGTTGCTTAAGCCAAATGCGGATACTCCATATATTATACCAAAATTTACTGTTTTTGCATTGCTACGTTGCTCTCTTGTGACTTCGTTAATTGCTACATTAAATACTTTTGAAGCAGTAGAAGCGTGAATATCTTCGCCGTTTTTAAAAGCTTCAATCATTGTCGTTTCGTCACTTAGGGCGGCAATAATTCTTAATTCTATTTGAGAATAATCGGCTGCTAATAGTGTGTAGTCGCTGTTTCTTGGTATGAAAGCTTTTCTTACTTGTCTTCCTCTTTCTGTTCTAATAGGTATATTTTGTAGGTTAGGGTTATTGCTGCTTAAACGACCTGTTGCGGCAACAGTCTGCATATAATCAGTATGAACCCTTTTAGTGACTTCTTCAACTTGATTTGGTAATGCGTCTATATAAGTGCTTTTTAGCTTAGAGAGACCTCTGTATTCCAATACATTTTGAATGATTTCGTGGTCTTTTGCTAAATATGAAAGTACATCTTCGGCGGTTGAATATTGACCTGTTTTGGTTTTTTTAGGTTTACCGACAAGTTTTAATTTGTCAAATAGTATGTCTCCTAATTGTTTAGGTGATGCAATATTAAATTCTTCATCAGCCTCTTTATATATTTTTGTTTCAAGATTTTTGATGTCATTATCCAGATCTGTAGATAGTGATTTTAGGAAATCTTCGTCAAGATTAATGCCTTCTAACTCCATATCGGCTAAAACATGCAGCAACGGAATTTCTATAGTATTAAAAAGGTCTTCTGTTTTTGCTTCTATTAATTCTGGTCTAAATTTTTGTGCTAATTGAAAGGTGATATCGGCATCTTCAACTGCATATTCTGTTTGTCTTTCTAAAGGAACATCGCGCATGCTTAATTGGTTTTTCCCTTTTTTTCCAATTAATTCAGTTATTGATACAGGAGTGTAATTTAGGTAGGTTTCTGCTAATACATCCATATTATGACGCATATCGGCATTTATAAGATAATGAGCTAACATGGTGTCAAAGCATTTTCCTTTTACTGAAATGTTATACTTATCAAGTACTTTGATGTCATATTTTAAATTTTGACCTATTTTCTCAATGGTATTATCTTCAAAGAAAGGACGTAATTGTTCAATTATAAGCTGTGCTTCATCTTTACTTTCAGGGAAAGGAATGTAGAATCCTTTGTGTGCTTCCCATGAAAAAGCAATTCCGACTAATTCAGCTATAAGTGGATTTAATCCTGTTGTTTCTGTATCAAAACAAACAGATGTTTGCTTCATAAGATTTTGCAAAAATAAATTCATAGCCATACCAGGGGTAATACTTTGGTAGGCATGAGAAATGTCTTTTATGGTTTTTCTGCTAGAATAATCTTGTACAGTTTCTGACGTGGTGTTTGGGTCGCCCCCAAAAAGAGAGAATTGACCTTCGCCAGCTCCAGTTGATTTTGATTGCTTTTTTGTGGTTGGCTCTTGTGTCGAATTTGTAGACTCTTCATCTTCTGTAGAGAAAAGTTTTAAAAATTGATCTTTTAGTCTTCTGAACTCTAATTCTTCAAATAGTACCTGAACTTTTTCAGCATCAGGCATAGTAAGCTCATAGTCTTTCGCATTAAAAGTAACATCGCAATCAATACAAATTGTAGCTAGTTTTTTTGAAAGTAACCCTAGTTCTGCATTTTGCTCTATTTTTTCTTTCATTTTTCCTTTCAGCTGACTTGTATTTGCTAAAAGATTTTCCATGGATCCAAACTGTTCAATGAATTTTTTTGCAGTTTTATCTCCAACGCCAGGTAGTCCTGGGATGTTGTCACTCGCATCACCCATCATCCCTAGGTAGTCAATAACTTGTTCTGGTCTTTCAACTCCAAAACGTTGCTGAATTTCAGGAATACCCCAAATTTCAATTCCGTTACCCATACGGGCTGGACGATACATAAATATATTTTCAGAAACCAATTGTCCGAAATCCTTATCGGGGGTAACCATATAAACCTTGTAATCTTCTTTCTCTGCTTGCTTTGCTAATGTTCCGATAATATCATCTGCTTCCCAGCCTTCTAAAACAACAACAGGAATATGCATTGCTTTTAAAATATTTTGAATATAAGGAATGGCAATTTTTATGGCATCAGGAGTTTCATCTCTATTAGCTTTGTATTCAGGGAATAGTTCAGTTCTCTCGGCACTCCCTCCTTTATCAAAACAAACAGCTAGGTAGTCTGGTTTTTCTCTTCTGATTACATCTAATAAAGAATTCATGAACCCCATAATTGCAGAGGTGTCCATGCCTTTAGAGTTTATTCTAGGATTTTTTATTAAGGCATAATATCCTCTAAATATTAATGCGAATGCATCTAAAAGGAAAAGTCTTTTTTTGTCTGCCATTTTTTGAATTGTATTGAAAATATCTAATTGAAGAACTCTTTAGTTTTTCTTGGTGAGTTCTTTTTATGTATTTTTTATTAATAATATAAGCTAGCTTTCAAAGCTACAAAGATTATCTAGGATAGTTGTAAAAATTTATTTTTTGAATTATGTTTTCTGTGCTTAACTTTAGTCAATAAATATAGTATTATGCAAATAGAGGTTTGTGCAAATTCATTAGAATCAGCTTTAAATGCTCAAAAAGCGGGAGCAGATAGAATTGAGTTGTGTGTTGAGTTGGGGGTTGGAGGTTTGACACCTTCTTTTGGCTTATTGAGAGCTGTGCGTGAAAAAATATCTATTCCTGTGCATGTTTTAATTCGCCCAAGAAGTGGGGATTTTACATATTCGAATTTTGAATTTGAAACAATATTAAATGATATTGAGCTTTGTGTAAATATGGGGTTTGATGGTATTGTGTGTGGAGTTTTAAATTCTGATTTTTCTATTGATATAGATAGGTGTCGAAAAATGATAGAGTTGTCAAAGTCGATAACTTTTACTTTTCATCGTGCATTTGATTGGGTTAAAGATCCTTTTGTGGGTCTCAAACAATTAGAAGATTTGGGAGTGAATTATATATTAACATCTGGCCAACAAAAGAAAGCTTTTGATGGTATTGAGTTGCTTGATGCTTTAAAGCTAAAAACATCAAAAATTATTATAATGCCAGGAAGTGGAATTAATTTAGATAACATTTCTCTTTTTAAAAAGAGGAAATTTCCAATAGTGCATTTGTCAGCGAGTGTCTTACGTGAAAATATAAATTTTTCACCTACTTTATCCATGACTTCATTATCGTATTTTCAAGAAGGGAAAGTACCTGTATCTGATTATGATATTATAAAAGGTATTGTAAATAAGGTTAAATAAAGTTTAAATGGGTTAAAACATCTATACATAACAAATATCTTTACGAAAAAAATATAAATGCTACGTTGGATTTTTTTTGTTATTCTTTATCTTATTTTGGGTTTTTATTCATTGCAAGCTGTTAAAACTGCTTCTAGGTATCCTTGGGTTTATTATACGTTTGTAGCGTTGTCATTATTAGTTTTAGGTAATTTTATTTATCAATTTACTTTTGGATCAGAGGAAGGGCGTGTACTTAGCATAGCTAAGAGTTATGCTTTTGGTTTTTTATTGACGATGCTGGCTTTCAAGTTAATGACGGTTATCTTTCTTTTTTCTGAAGATATATTTAGGTTTATTTCAGGAGCATACCAGAAACTATTTGGAATTGAAAAAAAATTCACTTTTCCGGAGCGCAGACGTTTTCTTAGTATGGTAGCTTTGGGTATTGCAGCATTGCCATTTGGGGCATTACTTTATGGTATGTATAAAGGGAAGTATAATTTTAAGGTTTTAAAGTATACTTTAGAGTTTGATGATTTGCCAAATTCTTTTGATGGGTATCAAATTACTCAAATTTCTGATATACATAGTGGTAGTTTTGATGATAAGTCGAAAATTGAATATGCAATTGACCTTGTTAATGAGCAAAAAAGTGATGTTTTGTTTTTTACAGGTGATATGGTTAATAATAAGGCAGAAGAAATGCATGACTGGAAAGATGTTTTTTCTAGGTTAGAGGCAAAGGATGGTAAATTTTCAGTTTTAGGCAATCATGATTATGGAGATTATGTAGATTGGAATTCAGCTGAAGAGAAAGAGGAGAATTTAAATGATTTGAAAAAGCTTCAAAAAGAAATTGGTTTTGATTTGATTTTAAATGATAGCAGGTACCTGACAAAGGGAGCTGACAGAATAGCTCTAGTAGGAGTGGAAAATTGGGGTAGAGGTGGTTTTAAAAAAGTAGGAGATTTAGGTCTGGCTTCCCAGAAAATTTCTGCAGATGATTTTAAAATTTTACTTAGCCATGATCCAAGTCATTGGGAAGATAAAGTAATTGATGATCCTTATCACTATCATTTGACACTTAGTGGTCACACTCATGGCATGCAGTTCGGGATAGAAATTCCAGGATGGATAAAGTGGAGCCCATCTAAATGGCGATATAAATATTGGGCTGGTGTTTATAAAGAGTTGGGTCAATATATAAATGTAAATAGAGGATTTGGGTATTTAGGGTATCCTGGTAGGGTTGGGATATGGCCTGAAATTACAGTAATAACACTAAAAAAGAAGCCTCTGGCTTAATATTAATATTAATAAACGTTACAAAATATGCTAAGAAATTAATGTTTTAACATTTTTTCTTACATTTGATTAACGAATCCAAACATTCTAGTATGTCTAAATTTGGTGAACTAATAGAATCTAATGATCCAGTATTACTGGATTTTTATGCAGAGTGGAACGATCAATCCACTGCAATGCACCCAGTGCTGCGAGATGTAGCTGCTGCCTTAGGTGATAAGGGTAAGGTTATAAAGATAGATGTGGATAAGAATAAGGAGCTCTCTCGGGCTTTAAGGGTGAAAGGGTTGCCTACATTGATGATTTATAAAAAAGGTGAAATGGTGTGGAGGCAAAGCGGTGAGCAAGATGCAAATACTTTAATAAGTATATTAAACGAATATTTATAAAATTTAAGATATAGATATAAAAAAACCGAGATGAGAATCTCGGTTTTTGTGTTAATCTATTTTTAGTTTGAAATAGTATCTAGCTCTTCTTCTGTAGCTGTATTATCTATTTGGTTAGAGTCAATCATATCAGGGTCCTCTATGGGTGTTGAGTCTTTTATTAAAGGATCTTCGCTTCCGTCTACAAACCGACTAAACTTATCAATATATTCATTGAAAATAAGAGTTTCTTTTTCAGCAAGCTCTCTATCTCCATTTCTAATAAGGATGTCTACGTTTCTATTGTAGGCTTCCATATCGTTGATAATTTCATTTAATTTTTCATACTGTTCGTCTAAAGGCATACTGGCATAGTATTCCAGTCTTTCCTGGTATTTTGTTTTAAGTTGATAAAACAAAGCTCTTGCTTTTTCTGTTTCACCAACTTTATAGTACCCGTCAACAAATGGTTCAACAAAAGTGTAATATTCAAAATAATCAACAGGCATATTTGTAACAGCTATGTCAATCATTTCTTTTGCTTTTTCTATTTTATCTTCATTCAGTAATTGCTCTACTAAGCGTGCAATATTGCCTCTGTATGATAGTCCTTGAATTCTAGTTTGGGTATCGTGGTAAATTTCAG
Encoded proteins:
- the tsf gene encoding translation elongation factor Ts — protein: MVKITAAQVNELRKATGAGMMDCKKALVEAEGDYDKAVDVLRKKGQKVAAKRADRESSEGAAVSKINGDNTVGVAIVLGCETDFVGKNENFLALANKLADKAINFDNKEDFLASDFEGMTITEKLVEQTGVIGEKLEITAFEKLEAPYVGTYVHINKIAALVGLSSKNEEVAKDVAMQIASMGATTLSYKDFDASFIASETEARIAVIEKDNIELGRLGKTLKNVPQYISMAQLTDEVIAKAEEDAKAELKAEGKPEKIWDKILPGKLERFISDNTTLDQEQCLLDQNFIKDEKINVAGYVKSAGSDLTVTSFKRVALG
- a CDS encoding co-chaperone YbbN: MSKFGELIESNDPVLLDFYAEWNDQSTAMHPVLRDVAAALGDKGKVIKIDVDKNKELSRALRVKGLPTLMIYKKGEMVWRQSGEQDANTLISILNEYL
- the rpsB gene encoding 30S ribosomal protein S2, with the translated sequence MAKKIEVKDLLEAGVHFGHLTRKWNPNMAPYIYMERNGIHVINLYKTAAKLEEANEALKKIAASGRKILFVATKKQAKDIVSEKVSKVNMPYITERWPGGMLTNFVTIRKAVKKMASIDRMKKDGTFLTLSKKERLQVDRLRAKLEKNLGSISEMTRLPGALFIVDTMREHIAVKEAIKLKIPIFAMADTNSDPRLLDYIIPSNDDASKSIEAILTHVTDAIAEGLSERKSEKQSSKEGNSTEAPVKKAEAPAKPVATEEKKEEVKGDDLTKVEGIGPKISEIFQAASINTFADLAAKSVEELSAILIEAGSKFASKNPGSWPKQAKMAAEGKWDELKVWQDNTKGGIEA
- a CDS encoding metallophosphoesterase, which codes for MLRWIFFVILYLILGFYSLQAVKTASRYPWVYYTFVALSLLVLGNFIYQFTFGSEEGRVLSIAKSYAFGFLLTMLAFKLMTVIFLFSEDIFRFISGAYQKLFGIEKKFTFPERRRFLSMVALGIAALPFGALLYGMYKGKYNFKVLKYTLEFDDLPNSFDGYQITQISDIHSGSFDDKSKIEYAIDLVNEQKSDVLFFTGDMVNNKAEEMHDWKDVFSRLEAKDGKFSVLGNHDYGDYVDWNSAEEKEENLNDLKKLQKEIGFDLILNDSRYLTKGADRIALVGVENWGRGGFKKVGDLGLASQKISADDFKILLSHDPSHWEDKVIDDPYHYHLTLSGHTHGMQFGIEIPGWIKWSPSKWRYKYWAGVYKELGQYINVNRGFGYLGYPGRVGIWPEITVITLKKKPLA
- the rplM gene encoding 50S ribosomal protein L13 translates to MDTLSYKTISANKATVDKQWVLVDAEGETLGRFASKVAKLLRGKYKPNFTPHVDCGDNVVVINAGKINLSGNKWESKTYVRHTGYPGGQRFQTASEALAKNPVSIVERSVKGMLPKNRLGSAIYRNLKVYPGAEHDQDAQKPTVINLNDLR
- the rpsI gene encoding 30S ribosomal protein S9; amino-acid sequence: MDVIHKIGRRKTAVARIYLSDGNGKITINKKDLEVYFPTATLQYKVKQAFALTSTEDVYDVNVNVFGGGITGQAEAIRLALSRALCEIDAENRLVLKPEGLLTRDPRMVERKKFGQKKARKKFQFSKR
- a CDS encoding copper homeostasis protein CutC — its product is MQIEVCANSLESALNAQKAGADRIELCVELGVGGLTPSFGLLRAVREKISIPVHVLIRPRSGDFTYSNFEFETILNDIELCVNMGFDGIVCGVLNSDFSIDIDRCRKMIELSKSITFTFHRAFDWVKDPFVGLKQLEDLGVNYILTSGQQKKAFDGIELLDALKLKTSKIIIMPGSGINLDNISLFKKRKFPIVHLSASVLRENINFSPTLSMTSLSYFQEGKVPVSDYDIIKGIVNKVK
- the polA gene encoding DNA polymerase I; protein product: MADKKRLFLLDAFALIFRGYYALIKNPRINSKGMDTSAIMGFMNSLLDVIRREKPDYLAVCFDKGGSAERTELFPEYKANRDETPDAIKIAIPYIQNILKAMHIPVVVLEGWEADDIIGTLAKQAEKEDYKVYMVTPDKDFGQLVSENIFMYRPARMGNGIEIWGIPEIQQRFGVERPEQVIDYLGMMGDASDNIPGLPGVGDKTAKKFIEQFGSMENLLANTSQLKGKMKEKIEQNAELGLLSKKLATICIDCDVTFNAKDYELTMPDAEKVQVLFEELEFRRLKDQFLKLFSTEDEESTNSTQEPTTKKQSKSTGAGEGQFSLFGGDPNTTSETVQDYSSRKTIKDISHAYQSITPGMAMNLFLQNLMKQTSVCFDTETTGLNPLIAELVGIAFSWEAHKGFYIPFPESKDEAQLIIEQLRPFFEDNTIEKIGQNLKYDIKVLDKYNISVKGKCFDTMLAHYLINADMRHNMDVLAETYLNYTPVSITELIGKKGKNQLSMRDVPLERQTEYAVEDADITFQLAQKFRPELIEAKTEDLFNTIEIPLLHVLADMELEGINLDEDFLKSLSTDLDNDIKNLETKIYKEADEEFNIASPKQLGDILFDKLKLVGKPKKTKTGQYSTAEDVLSYLAKDHEIIQNVLEYRGLSKLKSTYIDALPNQVEEVTKRVHTDYMQTVAATGRLSSNNPNLQNIPIRTERGRQVRKAFIPRNSDYTLLAADYSQIELRIIAALSDETTMIEAFKNGEDIHASTASKVFNVAINEVTREQRSNAKTVNFGIIYGVSAFGLSNQTDLTRAEAKELIDTYYKTYPKLRNYMSELVNFARDNGYVQTVLGRRRYLKDINGSNAIVRGAAERNAVNAPIQGSAADIIKIAMINIHKKLKEGNFKTKMLLQVHDELVFDVYKPELDDMKSLIKAEMENAYKIAIPLDVEVGIGDNWLEAH